The DNA sequence AGGTAAAAGGACTCTCGTATGAAATCTTGGTCAAGGCATTGATGCAGGCCAAAGATGGAAGAATGCACATACTTGAAAAACTGGTCGATACCATTTCAGAACCTCGTGCAGAAGTGAAACCACATGCACCAAAAATTGTCACTACCGTTATTCCTGGTGAATATATCGGTGCTTTGATCGGTTCAGGTGGAAAGGTCATTCAAGAATTGCAAAAAGAAACCAAAACGACCATTGTTATCAATGAAGACCCGGTAACCGAGGAAGGAATCGTAGAGATTCTGGGTACCGATCAAAATGGAATCGATGCCGTACTTGCCAAAATCGACGCATTGATGTTCAAACCTGAAGTGGGCAGTGTCTATGAGGTAAAAGTCATCAAAACCCTAGATTTCGGTGCGGTGGTAGAATATACCGAAGCTCCCGGCAATGAAGTGCTCTTGCATGTTTCTGAACTGGCTTGGGAACGTACCGAAAACGTAACCGATGCCGTAAATCTGGGCGATGTGTTCGATGTCAAATATTTTGGCTTTGATCCTAGGACCAAAAAGGAAAAGGTTTCGAGAAAAGCCTTATTGCCCAAACCTGAAGGATATCGGGAAAGACCTCCAAGGGATAGGGACAATAGAAATCGCGGAAACGACAGAAACCGCGACCGAAGACCCAAAAGAAACTGATATAATTTCTCTTTTTGTTATAAGGCCCCGGACGTTCGTTCGGGGCCTTTTTTATATTAATATCAATTAATTCTTTACGAATTGTAACTTTTTTACGTTTTATACGTATAATCTAATGAGTTCAGCTCATAAATAAAATTGAAAGGGAAAATTTAGATGAGACAGTTAAAGATCACAAAACAGGTTACCAATAGGGAAACCGCTTCGTTGGACAAGTATCTTCAAGAAATCGGCAAGGTTGATTTGATCACTGCCGAAGAAGAGGTAGAATTGGCACAACGCATCAAGGCCGGTGACCAAATCGCCCTTGAGAAATTGACCAAGGCAAACTTGCGGTTCGTGGTATCTGTGGCCAAACAATACCAAAACCAAGGTCTGACCTTGCCAGATTTGATCAACGAAGGAAATTTAGGCTTGATCAAGGCCGCACAGCGTTTCGACGAGACCCGCGGTTTCAAGTTCATCTCATATGCCGTTTGGTGGATCCGCCAATCCATTTTGCAAGCATTGGCAGAACAATCGCGTATCGTTCGCTTGCCCTTGAACAAAATCGGTTCCATCAACAAAATCAACAAAACCTTCGCCTACTTGGAGCAGGCCCATGAACGTGTGCCCTCAGCGGAAGAAATAGCCAAAGAGTTGGATATGACGGTCGAAGATGTAAAACAGTCATTAAAAAATTCTGGTCGCCATGTTTCCATGGATGCCCCGTTGATCGATGGTGAAGACTCAAACCTTTATGATGTACTGCGAAGTGGAGAATCACCAAATCCTGATAAGGAATTGTTGCATGAATCACTGCGCACCGAGATAGAAAGGGCATTGGAAACCTTAACGCCAAGGGAGGCTGATGTCATTCGACTGTACTTCGGTCTGGCCGGTCAGCATTCGATGACCTTGGAAGAAATCGGCGAAACCTTTGATTTGACCCGTGAGCGCGTGCGCCAAATCAAGGAAAAAGCCATCAGAAGACTGAAACATACGTCTAGAAGCAAGATTTTGAAGACCTATCTAGGGTGATTCACAGTAAATTACAGTTAAATAAACCTTAAATTGTTTTTTTGGCAAGAAAATTGTAATTTAGTAAACTACAACAGTTTATCATGACTGTTCGTTTTTTGATTGATGAATAAACTCCGGCTGATTACCGGAGTTTTTCATTCTATATACTTCACTGCGATTTTTGTTAAACTTTTCTGCTAAAACGCCCAAACCAAGCCCTATGAGCGTATATTCTATATGGCATTTACCATCGAAATACGGTTTTTGGGAGGGTTGACCGATGCGCAAATAGCGGTTTTTGAAACCGCGGCCAATCGATGGTCACAGATTATTACCGAAAACCTACCTCCCGTACGACTGCCAAATGGTGAAATAGTGAACGATGTACGCATCGATGCCCAAGGCGGCAATATTGATGGCCCGTCGGGCATCTTGGGCCAGGCAGGGCCCACGCAATTACAATCCGGTTCATTGCTGCCGGCCACTGGTATGATGCGATTTGATAGTGCCGATTTGGCACGGATGGAGGCTGAAAACAGCCTTTTGAACGTCATCGTACATGAAATGGGCCATGTTTTGGGTTTTGGCACCTTATGGTCTGAACGATTCTTGGGGCTGATCATCGGTGAGGGGTCTGACAATCCCAAATTTGTGGGAAAAAATGCGGTTAAAGAATATATGGCCCTTACCAGTGATGAAAATTCTGAATACGTGCCCCTGGCCAATACAGGTGGTACGGGGACCCGTGATGGACATTGGCGAGAACGAGTCTTTGACAATGAACTGATGACCGGTTTTATCGATAGTGGCGATAATCCGCTGAGTCGATTGTCAATTGCCGCTTTTGAAGATATGGGGTATACAGTTGACTATGGTGCCGCCGATGAATACAAACTGCCCGATGCAGAAATCTTGGCCTTAAAAGTACTTCGAAAAAGTCACCAATGTAGAATGTGCAGTACCAAAATCATGCGCATCGACCCCATTATTCTGCCAAAAAGTGCCTTTCTGTAACAGGTAAAACCTTCCAAAGCATTTGCTTATTTTTGCATCTATAATTCAAGATATGGATTCAAAAATAGTCGCTCCTTCCCTATTGGCAGCCGATTTTGCCAACTTACAACGAGATATTGAGATGGTCAACCAAAGTGATGCCGATTGGTTTCATCTAGATATCATGGACGGGGTATTTGTGCCCAATATTTCTTTTGGCATGCCCGTGGTCAAAGCCATGGCCAAACATGCCGAAAAACCATTGGATGTACACCTGATGATCATCGATCCAGACCGCTATGTCAAAACCTTTGCCGAGTTGGGTGCAGCTGTGCTTTCCGTTCACTATGAGGCCAGCCCACACCTGCACCGTACGCTTCAGGCCATCAAGGCAGAAAATATGAAAGCAGGGGTGGCCATCAATCCGCATACCGCCGTACACCTTTTGGAAGATACCATACAAGACATAGACCTGGTATGTATGATGAGCGTCAATCCTGGTTTCGGTGGGCAATCATTTATTGAGAACACCTATAAAAAGGTCAGCGACCTAAAAAACATCATCGAAAAAAGAAATGCCAAAACCCTCATCGAAATCGATGGTGGTGTCAATGCCGATAATATCAGCAAACTTGCCGATGCAGGTGCCGATGTGTTCGTGGCGGGCAGCTTTGTCTTCAAAAGCGAGAGTCCGACCGAAACCATTAAAACCCTCAAGCAAAAGGTTGCCTAATGCAGCAATTTGACGTCATCATAATAGGGGGTGGCCCCATCGGTATTGCGTGTGGACTGGAGGCCAAGAAAAGGGGACTCACCTATCTTATCATCGAAAAAGGGCCCATTGTCAATTCATTGTTCAATTACCCCATCAACATGCAGTTTTTCTCGTCTTCTGAAAAATTGGAAATCGATGAAATACCCTTTATCAGTAAAGATGCCAAACCAAAACGCAATGAGGCCTTAGAATATTACCGCCGAATCGTGGTCTCGAACCAACTGAACATCCATCTGTTCGAAAAGGTGGTAGATGTCGTCAAAAAAGAGGCACGCTTCACCGTTGAAACGGACAAAGACCGGTACACCGCCAAAAACATCATTGTGGCCACAGGTTTCTATGACCTCCCGAACAATATCGAGGTACCGGGCGAACAGCTTCCCAAGGTTTCCCATTATTATAAAGACCCCCATTTTTACGCCAGTCAGAAATTGGTTGTTATCGGGGCCAGCAATTCTGCGGTCGATGCGGCTTTGGAGTGTTGGCGAAAAGGTAGTGAAGTGACCATGGTGGTCAGGGAACCCGAAATTGGGCAACGCGTCAAATATTGGGTCAGGCCAGATATTCTGAACAGGATCGAAGAAGGAAGCATCAAGGCCTACTTCAATTCAAATGTCACCGAAATCAAAGAAAAAGAGATTGTCGTCAAAACCCCTGAGGGCGAAGTCGTTTTGGAAAATGACTTTGTGCTTGCCCTCACAGGCTATAGGCCAGATTTTAAGTTTCTGCAACAATTGGGCATTGAGCTCTCAGACGATGAAAAACGATTGCCCAATTACGACCCTGACACTATGGAAACCAATGTAGATGGGCTATATCTGGCCGGGGTCATCTGTGGTGGTATGGAGACCCATAAATGGTTTATCGAGAATTCGCGCATTCATGCCCCCATCATCATCAATTCCATTCTGAAAAAGAAATAGGTAAACGTAAATTGTTCCGGGTAACCCCATAGTTATCAAGACACGAAGCACGATAGCGGAAAACCATTTTTGGTTTCTAGGCAGGTCTTTGAGCATATAATTCCGATTATCGCGTAAACAATTTGAATCATTTTCGACCAAGGTACGTAGTTGCTATCACCTTGATACCCAATAACATCAAAATTGAATACTATGCTTGAACAAGTGCACTTGGTGGCCCAATATTTGGCCATGGCAGGAAAAAGTTTTCTAAAGGAAAAAGAAGATGACAGCCATACCAATGTTGGGTTTGTTACGGAAACCAAATTTCTGGAAACCTGGCCCTTGAACGAGAACGGCACCAAACTGCAATTAGATCTTTTGAATTTCTCATTGTCTTGGAGTTCAAATAAGTCAGCACTATCTCTAGACGGAAAATCACATAAAGAAGTCATCACTTGGATAACGGAAACAGCCCAGGCAACCGGAATTCGGAAAGCCTTCAACTACCAATTGCACTATACATTGCCCTATTCCACCACAGATACGTTCAAGTATCAACGCTTCAACCAAGATCACCTCGTCGAATTGGCCCAACTGAGAACCCTGGCCGATACGGTGATACGGTCTTTTTTGAAAGAAGAGGGACTGCAATCCAACATCCGTATTTGGCCACACCATTTTGATACGGGCGCCTTTGCCCATCTAAAAGATGGTTCTGGAAAATCAATGGGATTGGGCATGGCGATACCCGATACCCTTGTCGATGAGCATTATTTCTACATCAGTGGTTATCATGACCACGGTGCGATCGACGTGTCGAGGTTTGCGCCCCTTCGACATGGTGAGTGGAAGAACGAAGGTTTCAAGGGAGCCATCTTGCCCGTTTCACAAGCCGATGAGACCAAGGCCCTTATCTTTTTTCAAGATGCCCTGAAGGCTTATACGAATTAATCGCCTGTTCTTTACTAAAAAACATATTTACCTTTTATGCTCTGGGCTATCGAATCCTGCCCTGCAACCGGCATCCCATTCATCGGGTTGGTTACCATAGGCTGGAATGCCCCCGTTATCTTTTAGCATTCTGGCCAAGTGAAGACAATTCCAGACCAAAAATGTGGTATTTCTATTGGTAAAGTCATTATCAGGTCCGCCCGAACCCTCATCCCTATACGATGGTCCCGGGCCTGCTTCGCCCATCCAGCCGGCATCAGCTTGGGGCGGAACGGTATAGCCTATGTGCGACAACGAAAACAAGATGTTCATGGCACAATGCTTCACACCATCTTCATTACCGGTGATCAGGGTGGCCCCTACCTTGTCATAATCGCGATATTGCCCCTTGGCATTGAACTGGTGCGTGTACCCGTACATACGCTCAAGGGTGCGATTGCAAACC is a window from the Muricauda sp. SCSIO 65647 genome containing:
- a CDS encoding RNA polymerase sigma factor RpoD/SigA, which codes for MRQLKITKQVTNRETASLDKYLQEIGKVDLITAEEEVELAQRIKAGDQIALEKLTKANLRFVVSVAKQYQNQGLTLPDLINEGNLGLIKAAQRFDETRGFKFISYAVWWIRQSILQALAEQSRIVRLPLNKIGSINKINKTFAYLEQAHERVPSAEEIAKELDMTVEDVKQSLKNSGRHVSMDAPLIDGEDSNLYDVLRSGESPNPDKELLHESLRTEIERALETLTPREADVIRLYFGLAGQHSMTLEEIGETFDLTRERVRQIKEKAIRRLKHTSRSKILKTYLG
- a CDS encoding leishmanolysin-related zinc metalloendopeptidase, with protein sequence MAFTIEIRFLGGLTDAQIAVFETAANRWSQIITENLPPVRLPNGEIVNDVRIDAQGGNIDGPSGILGQAGPTQLQSGSLLPATGMMRFDSADLARMEAENSLLNVIVHEMGHVLGFGTLWSERFLGLIIGEGSDNPKFVGKNAVKEYMALTSDENSEYVPLANTGGTGTRDGHWRERVFDNELMTGFIDSGDNPLSRLSIAAFEDMGYTVDYGAADEYKLPDAEILALKVLRKSHQCRMCSTKIMRIDPIILPKSAFL
- the rpe gene encoding ribulose-phosphate 3-epimerase, yielding MDSKIVAPSLLAADFANLQRDIEMVNQSDADWFHLDIMDGVFVPNISFGMPVVKAMAKHAEKPLDVHLMIIDPDRYVKTFAELGAAVLSVHYEASPHLHRTLQAIKAENMKAGVAINPHTAVHLLEDTIQDIDLVCMMSVNPGFGGQSFIENTYKKVSDLKNIIEKRNAKTLIEIDGGVNADNISKLADAGADVFVAGSFVFKSESPTETIKTLKQKVA
- a CDS encoding YpdA family putative bacillithiol disulfide reductase — translated: MQQFDVIIIGGGPIGIACGLEAKKRGLTYLIIEKGPIVNSLFNYPINMQFFSSSEKLEIDEIPFISKDAKPKRNEALEYYRRIVVSNQLNIHLFEKVVDVVKKEARFTVETDKDRYTAKNIIVATGFYDLPNNIEVPGEQLPKVSHYYKDPHFYASQKLVVIGASNSAVDAALECWRKGSEVTMVVREPEIGQRVKYWVRPDILNRIEEGSIKAYFNSNVTEIKEKEIVVKTPEGEVVLENDFVLALTGYRPDFKFLQQLGIELSDDEKRLPNYDPDTMETNVDGLYLAGVICGGMETHKWFIENSRIHAPIIINSILKKK
- a CDS encoding flavodoxin family protein, translating into MTEQLKKLTEKHCENPPAKYDDLKVLFLNCTLNRTPVLSHTEGLIHVAQRIFEANGVSTKIIRPVDYEIPAGLGLDMSKTPEWDKDDWPIIQKEIDACDILIICTSVWLGEKSSVCNRTLERMYGYTHQFNAKGQYRDYDKVGATLITGNEDGVKHCAMNILFSLSHIGYTVPPQADAGWMGEAGPGPSYRDEGSGGPDNDFTNRNTTFLVWNCLHLARMLKDNGGIPAYGNQPDEWDAGCRAGFDSPEHKR